The following proteins are encoded in a genomic region of Streptococcus sp. 29892:
- the tpiA gene encoding triose-phosphate isomerase has product MSRKPIIAGNWKMNKNPQEAQAFVEAIAGKLPAGDKIEAAIAAPAVDLNALLWFAKDSELKVAAQNCYFEDAGAFTGETSPKVLAEMGVNYVVIGHSERRDYFHETDEDINKKAHAIFRNGLTPIICCGESLETYEAGKAVEFVGAQVSAALKDLTAEQVASLVIAYEPIWAIGTGKSATKDDAQNMCKAVRDVVAADFGQEVADKVRVQYGGSVNPSNVAEYMACPDVDGALVGGASLEAESFLALLNF; this is encoded by the coding sequence ATGTCACGTAAACCAATCATTGCAGGAAACTGGAAAATGAACAAAAATCCTCAAGAAGCACAAGCTTTCGTTGAGGCTATTGCGGGTAAATTGCCTGCTGGCGACAAGATTGAAGCAGCAATCGCAGCTCCAGCTGTAGATTTGAACGCTCTCTTGTGGTTCGCTAAAGATTCTGAATTGAAAGTTGCTGCTCAAAACTGCTACTTTGAAGATGCTGGTGCCTTCACTGGTGAAACTTCTCCAAAAGTATTGGCTGAAATGGGCGTGAACTATGTGGTTATTGGTCACTCAGAACGTCGTGATTACTTCCACGAAACAGATGAAGACATTAACAAAAAAGCACACGCTATCTTCCGTAATGGTTTGACACCAATCATCTGTTGTGGTGAGTCACTTGAAACTTACGAAGCTGGTAAAGCGGTTGAATTCGTAGGTGCTCAAGTTTCTGCAGCTTTGAAAGACTTGACTGCTGAGCAAGTTGCATCACTTGTTATTGCTTATGAGCCAATCTGGGCAATCGGTACTGGTAAATCAGCCACTAAAGATGATGCACAAAACATGTGTAAAGCTGTTCGTGACGTTGTTGCTGCTGACTTTGGTCAAGAAGTGGCAGACAAGGTTCGTGTTCAATACGGTGGTTCTGTAAACCCATCAAACGTTGCTGAATACATGGCTTGTCCAGACGTCGACGGTGCCCTTGTTGGTGGTGCTTCACTTGAAGCTGAAAGCTTCTTGGCATTGTTGAACTTCTAA
- the yidA gene encoding sugar-phosphatase, translating to MSIKLVAIDIDGTLLNSQHQITPEVFSAIQDAKKAGVKIVIATGRPISGVRAILEELNLTEVGDYVITFNGGLVQDAATGEDIVKDTLTYDDYLDIELAARKLKLPMHASTKEGMYTANRDIGKYTIYESMLVSSPVFYRTPEEMADKEIIKIMMVDEAEILDAAIPQLPTSLTDKYNVAKSAPFYLEITPKTVNKGQAIIQLAEKLGLTMDQTMAIGDQENDRPMLEVVGNPVVMENGNPELKKIAKYITKSNDESGVAHALREWVLQ from the coding sequence ATGTCCATTAAACTTGTTGCCATCGACATCGATGGCACCCTCTTAAATAGCCAACACCAAATCACACCCGAGGTCTTTTCAGCCATTCAGGATGCCAAAAAAGCAGGTGTAAAAATTGTTATTGCCACAGGTCGCCCCATCTCAGGCGTTCGTGCCATTTTAGAAGAACTCAATCTAACCGAGGTTGGCGACTATGTCATCACCTTTAACGGTGGTTTGGTGCAGGATGCAGCAACTGGTGAAGATATTGTCAAAGATACCTTGACCTATGACGATTATCTGGACATCGAACTCGCTGCCCGCAAACTCAAGCTACCTATGCATGCCAGTACTAAAGAAGGTATGTACACTGCCAACCGCGATATTGGAAAATATACCATTTATGAATCCATGTTAGTCAGCTCCCCTGTCTTCTACCGTACTCCAGAAGAGATGGCTGATAAGGAAATTATCAAAATCATGATGGTCGATGAGGCAGAAATTCTTGATGCTGCCATCCCTCAACTTCCAACCAGCTTGACTGACAAATACAATGTTGCCAAATCCGCACCATTCTACTTAGAAATCACACCAAAAACAGTTAATAAGGGGCAAGCCATCATCCAATTGGCTGAAAAATTGGGACTGACAATGGATCAAACCATGGCTATCGGCGACCAAGAAAATGACCGTCCCATGCTTGAAGTCGTCGGTAATCCAGTTGTCATGGAAAATGGCAATCCAGAACTCAAGAAAATTGCCAAGTACATCACCAAATCAAATGACGAGAGCGGTGTTGCTCATGCATTGCGAGAATGGGTGCTACAATAA
- a CDS encoding HD domain-containing protein encodes MIEKVFRDPVHNYVHVDHELIYKLINTKEFQRLRRIKQLGTTSYTFHGGEHSRFSHCLGVYEIARRITEKFEEKYPQVWNPSESLITMVAALLHDIGHGAYSHTFERLFDTDHEEMTCAIITSPETEVNQILKQVAPDFPDKIASVINHTYPNKQVVQLISSQIDVDRMDYLLRDSYFTGTNYGEFDLTRILRVIRPTENGIAFKESGMHAVEDYVLSRYQMYMQVYFHPASRSMEVLLQNLLNRAKLLYKSEQDFFARTSPRLVPFFEHRVSLSDYLALDDGVMNTYFQSWIDGPDHILSDLAQRYINRKVFKSITFKAENEDNLNQLRSLVADVGFDPEYYTAIHHNFDLPYDIYRPNAEKKRTQIEIYRKDDTKVELSTLSPIVHSLSGTIHGDSRFYFPKEMLEDTGIFSQHTTDFISHIHNDHFTTGEEHVH; translated from the coding sequence ATGATAGAAAAAGTTTTTCGTGACCCTGTCCATAACTATGTTCATGTTGATCATGAATTGATTTACAAACTCATCAATACAAAGGAATTCCAGCGACTACGCCGCATCAAGCAACTAGGGACCACTTCCTATACCTTCCACGGTGGCGAGCATAGCCGCTTTTCGCACTGCCTTGGTGTCTATGAAATAGCTCGAAGGATTACAGAAAAATTTGAGGAGAAATATCCACAAGTCTGGAACCCCTCGGAAAGTCTGATTACCATGGTTGCTGCTCTTTTACATGATATTGGACACGGAGCCTATTCCCATACCTTTGAGCGCCTCTTCGATACCGACCATGAAGAAATGACCTGTGCCATTATCACCAGTCCTGAAACGGAGGTCAATCAAATATTAAAACAGGTAGCTCCCGATTTTCCTGATAAAATTGCCTCCGTCATCAACCATACCTATCCCAATAAACAGGTTGTCCAGCTGATTTCCAGCCAAATTGATGTCGACCGCATGGACTATCTACTCCGTGATTCCTACTTTACAGGTACCAACTATGGTGAATTTGACCTAACCAGAATATTACGAGTTATCCGTCCTACAGAAAATGGCATTGCCTTCAAAGAATCAGGTATGCACGCAGTTGAAGACTATGTCCTCAGTCGCTACCAAATGTACATGCAGGTTTACTTCCATCCAGCCAGTCGCTCCATGGAAGTTCTCTTACAAAATTTGCTCAATCGAGCAAAATTACTCTATAAGAGCGAACAAGATTTTTTTGCTCGAACCTCTCCACGCCTGGTTCCCTTTTTTGAACACCGTGTTAGCCTTTCTGACTACCTAGCACTGGATGATGGTGTCATGAATACCTATTTCCAGTCTTGGATTGACGGACCTGACCATATCTTATCTGACCTGGCCCAACGCTACATAAACCGCAAGGTCTTCAAATCCATCACCTTCAAGGCAGAAAACGAAGACAACCTCAACCAACTGCGGAGTTTGGTAGCCGATGTCGGCTTTGATCCAGAATACTATACAGCTATTCATCATAATTTTGATCTGCCTTACGATATTTACCGTCCCAATGCCGAGAAGAAACGGACACAGATTGAAATCTATCGCAAGGATGATACCAAGGTCGAACTTTCCACCCTATCACCAATTGTCCACTCTCTTTCTGGAACCATCCATGGTGATAGCCGTTTCTATTTCCCAAAAGAAATGCTGGAAGATACTGGTATTTTTAGCCAGCACACTACTGATTTTATCAGCCATATTCATAACGATCATTTTACGACTGGAGAAGAACATGTCCATTAA
- a CDS encoding sulfite exporter TauE/SafE family protein, with protein MTNKLILHAIQFILVGMIAWMLYLIVSYARKNKISLKDRFWTGFAIGYVTDLLDTLGIGTFATTTSLLKATKLIEDDRRIPATMTTAHIIPILLEALLFITIVEVEMMTLISLAIAAFTGASVGARVTQHWDTKKVQRVLGILLIVAAGIMVYRMVTNPGADLANDVRGLTGWKLLVGIVFDFFIGMLLSMGLGNYAPELIFFSLMGISPAVALPVMMLNAAMMLSAGAKQFIQSGRVNWPGVPGIIVGGVLGVLTAAFFLSNLDINNLKILVVFIAAFTGLTLLRSSFITNIKAS; from the coding sequence ATGACAAATAAACTTATTTTACATGCTATCCAGTTTATCCTTGTGGGGATGATTGCCTGGATGCTTTACTTGATTGTTAGCTATGCTCGTAAGAATAAGATTTCTTTGAAAGACAGATTTTGGACGGGCTTTGCCATTGGTTATGTAACAGACTTGTTGGATACCTTGGGGATTGGTACCTTTGCAACAACGACAAGTTTGCTGAAGGCGACAAAATTGATAGAGGATGACCGACGGATTCCAGCAACTATGACGACGGCTCACATCATTCCTATCTTGTTGGAGGCCCTGCTCTTTATCACCATTGTAGAAGTAGAAATGATGACCTTGATTTCCCTTGCTATCGCGGCCTTTACAGGTGCTTCAGTTGGTGCCCGTGTGACGCAACATTGGGATACCAAGAAAGTACAGCGGGTCTTGGGGATTTTGCTTATTGTCGCAGCGGGTATTATGGTCTATCGGATGGTGACCAATCCTGGTGCTGACTTGGCCAATGATGTTCGTGGTCTGACAGGTTGGAAGCTGCTTGTTGGGATTGTATTTGACTTTTTTATCGGGATGCTATTGAGTATGGGCTTGGGCAACTACGCACCAGAATTGATTTTCTTCTCCTTGATGGGCATTAGTCCAGCGGTGGCCCTTCCTGTCATGATGCTGAATGCAGCTATGATGTTGTCTGCTGGGGCCAAGCAATTTATCCAATCGGGCCGCGTCAACTGGCCAGGAGTTCCAGGAATTATTGTAGGGGGTGTTTTGGGTGTCTTGACAGCGGCCTTCTTCCTATCTAATTTGGACATCAATAATTTGAAAATCTTAGTTGTCTTTATCGCAGCCTTTACAGGTCTAACCCTGCTTCGTTCATCATTCATTACCAATATTAAAGCATCATAG
- a CDS encoding DUF1934 domain-containing protein, whose protein sequence is MNIRLRNEIDLDGHLEVIDQTFSVEVKEKDGKLYLIYQNDEEEKVVIKCDENELVMTRFSNPKSIMRFVKKQEAIVTIPTPMGIQHFTTQTSLYQLSVEQQELILHYDLNGLENQQKFASYKMHIEWK, encoded by the coding sequence ATGAATATTCGTCTACGTAATGAAATTGATTTAGATGGCCATTTGGAAGTGATAGATCAGACTTTCTCAGTAGAGGTGAAGGAAAAAGACGGGAAGCTCTATCTCATCTATCAGAATGATGAGGAAGAAAAAGTTGTCATCAAGTGTGATGAAAACGAACTGGTCATGACACGTTTTTCCAATCCCAAATCTATCATGCGATTTGTGAAGAAACAAGAAGCAATAGTGACTATTCCAACGCCGATGGGGATCCAGCATTTTACAACACAAACCAGCCTGTATCAGTTGAGTGTTGAACAGCAAGAACTAATCCTTCATTATGATTTAAATGGGTTAGAAAATCAGCAGAAATTTGCTAGCTATAAGATGCATATTGAGTGGAAATGA
- a CDS encoding cation-translocating P-type ATPase encodes MSKEQKRDLFYTQSEEQVLSSMESSLDGLSSSEASKRLADYGRNELDEGEKRTLLAKFLDQFKDLMIIILIAAALLTVITEGSHGLTDAIIILAVVILNAAFGVYQEGQAEAAIEALKNMSSPVARALRDSHVVEVDSKDLVPGDIVLLEAGDVVPADMRLLEANSLKIEEAALTGESVPVDKDLSAVLAEDAPIGDRVNMAYQNSNVTYGRGLGVVTNTGMYTEVGHIAGMLANADETDTPLKQNLHQLSKVLTYAVLVIAVITMLVSVFVRGEGILPALMTSVALAVAAIPEGLPAIVTVVLSLGTQVLAKRNSIIRKLPAVETLGSTEIIASDKTGTLTMNQMTVEKVYTNGQLVDAKEALDASNTTLRVMNFANDTKVDPTGKLIGDPTETALVQFGLDQNFDVREVLVSEPRVAELPFDSTRKLMSTIHQQAAGNFFVAVKGAPDQLLKRVTQIEENGTVRPITDADKQAILATNKELAKQALRVLMMAYKYVDAIPELESEIVENNLVFSGLVGMIDPERPEAAEAVRVAKEAGIRPIMITGDHQDTAEAIAKRLGIIDPNDTEDHVFTGAELNELTDEEFQKVFKQYSVYARVSPEHKVRIVKAWQNDGKVVAMTGDGVNDAPSLKTADIGIGMGITGTEVSKGASDMVLADDNFATIIVAVEEGRKVFSNIQKTIQYLLSANTAEVLCIFLATLFGWDVLEPVHLLWINLVTDTLPAIALGVEPAEPGVMHHKPRGRNSSFFSGGVLSSIVYQGILQTILVLGVYGFALLYPEHAGDDHAIHADALTMAYLTLGLIQLVHAFNVKSVYQSIFTVGPFKNKLFNWSIVAAFLLLMATLVIPGFNTFFKVSILTPTQWLVAVIGSGLMVVVVEIVKFVQRKLGLDEKAI; translated from the coding sequence TTGTCAAAAGAACAAAAACGCGATTTGTTTTACACACAAAGCGAAGAGCAAGTATTGTCAAGCATGGAGTCTTCTTTAGACGGTTTGTCTAGCAGTGAAGCTAGCAAACGTCTGGCAGACTATGGTCGTAATGAATTGGATGAGGGTGAGAAACGCACACTCTTGGCTAAATTCTTGGATCAGTTCAAGGACTTGATGATTATCATCTTGATTGCAGCAGCACTCTTGACTGTGATTACTGAGGGTTCTCATGGTTTGACAGATGCTATTATCATCTTGGCTGTAGTTATCTTGAACGCTGCATTTGGTGTTTATCAGGAAGGTCAAGCAGAAGCGGCTATCGAAGCTCTAAAGAACATGTCAAGCCCTGTTGCGCGTGCCCTTCGTGACAGTCACGTAGTCGAGGTTGATTCTAAGGACTTGGTGCCAGGTGACATCGTCTTGCTTGAGGCAGGTGACGTTGTTCCAGCTGATATGCGTTTATTAGAAGCTAACTCCCTCAAAATCGAAGAAGCTGCTCTTACAGGTGAGTCTGTACCTGTTGATAAGGATTTGTCAGCAGTCTTGGCTGAAGATGCTCCAATCGGTGACCGTGTCAACATGGCCTATCAAAACTCTAACGTTACCTACGGACGTGGTCTTGGTGTGGTTACCAACACTGGTATGTACACTGAGGTGGGGCATATCGCAGGCATGCTTGCCAATGCAGATGAAACAGACACTCCATTGAAACAGAACCTGCACCAATTGTCTAAGGTCTTGACCTATGCAGTATTGGTTATCGCAGTGATTACCATGTTGGTATCTGTATTCGTACGTGGTGAAGGTATCTTACCAGCCCTTATGACCTCTGTTGCCCTTGCGGTTGCAGCTATCCCAGAAGGATTGCCTGCTATCGTAACGGTTGTCCTTTCACTTGGTACTCAGGTCTTGGCTAAGCGTAACTCTATCATCCGTAAGTTGCCAGCGGTTGAAACACTTGGTTCGACTGAAATCATTGCATCAGATAAAACTGGTACATTGACTATGAACCAAATGACGGTTGAAAAAGTCTATACAAATGGTCAATTGGTCGATGCAAAAGAAGCCTTGGATGCAAGCAATACAACGCTTCGTGTTATGAATTTTGCCAACGATACAAAAGTTGACCCAACTGGTAAATTGATTGGTGACCCAACTGAAACGGCACTTGTTCAATTTGGTTTGGATCAAAACTTTGATGTTCGTGAAGTCTTGGTTTCTGAGCCTCGTGTAGCTGAGTTGCCATTTGACTCAACGCGTAAATTGATGTCTACCATTCACCAACAAGCTGCTGGCAACTTCTTTGTAGCTGTTAAAGGTGCACCAGACCAGTTGCTCAAACGTGTGACACAAATTGAAGAAAATGGTACTGTTCGTCCGATTACCGATGCGGATAAACAAGCCATTCTTGCAACTAACAAAGAGTTGGCAAAACAAGCACTTCGTGTTTTGATGATGGCTTACAAATATGTGGATGCTATTCCTGAATTGGAGTCTGAGATTGTTGAAAATAATCTTGTCTTCTCAGGTTTGGTTGGTATGATTGACCCTGAACGTCCAGAAGCAGCAGAAGCTGTTCGTGTTGCCAAAGAAGCGGGTATCCGTCCAATCATGATTACAGGTGACCACCAAGATACAGCAGAAGCAATTGCCAAACGTCTTGGTATCATTGATCCGAATGATACAGAAGACCATGTATTTACTGGTGCGGAGCTCAATGAGTTGACAGATGAAGAGTTCCAAAAAGTCTTCAAACAATACTCAGTTTATGCGCGTGTATCTCCAGAACACAAGGTTCGTATCGTCAAGGCTTGGCAAAATGATGGTAAGGTTGTTGCCATGACTGGTGACGGTGTGAACGATGCACCATCACTTAAGACAGCCGACATCGGAATCGGTATGGGTATCACAGGTACGGAAGTTTCTAAAGGTGCATCTGATATGGTCCTTGCTGATGATAACTTCGCAACCATTATCGTAGCGGTTGAAGAAGGACGTAAGGTCTTCTCTAACATTCAAAAAACAATCCAATATCTCTTGTCAGCTAACACGGCTGAGGTATTGTGTATCTTCCTTGCAACCCTCTTTGGATGGGATGTATTGGAACCAGTTCATCTCCTTTGGATCAACTTGGTAACAGATACTCTTCCAGCTATCGCTCTTGGTGTTGAGCCTGCAGAACCAGGTGTCATGCACCACAAACCTCGTGGACGTAACTCAAGCTTCTTCTCAGGTGGTGTCTTGAGCTCTATCGTCTACCAAGGTATCCTTCAAACAATTCTTGTGTTGGGTGTTTATGGTTTTGCTCTTCTTTATCCAGAGCATGCTGGTGACGACCATGCCATCCACGCAGATGCTCTTACAATGGCTTACTTGACGCTTGGATTGATCCAGTTGGTACATGCCTTTAACGTCAAGTCTGTTTACCAATCAATCTTCACAGTTGGTCCGTTCAAGAATAAACTCTTTAACTGGTCTATCGTGGCTGCCTTCTTACTCTTGATGGCAACCTTGGTTATTCCAGGCTTCAATACCTTCTTCAAGGTATCTATCTTGACCCCAACTCAATGGTTGGTAGCTGTTATCGGTTCTGGCCTCATGGTTGTCGTTGTTGAAATTGTTAAATTTGTTCAACGTAAGTTGGGCTTGGATGAAAAGGCTATCTAA
- a CDS encoding TM2 domain-containing protein, giving the protein MNYLQNYVFSKSSYLPSDKLILLQKELEDLDEGALNALMMVELRQPVIALILAIFFGEFGIDRFYIGDKRMGSAKLIAFGVSFVTLFILIGILLFMGLYVWKFIDCFLIMKACKEANYQRLMAQIQQFKAFQYGNRTFS; this is encoded by the coding sequence ATGAATTATTTACAAAATTATGTGTTTAGTAAGAGTAGTTATTTACCATCTGATAAGTTAATTCTGCTTCAGAAAGAACTAGAGGATTTGGACGAGGGAGCTTTGAATGCGCTGATGATGGTTGAATTGCGCCAGCCAGTGATTGCCCTTATCTTAGCCATCTTTTTTGGTGAGTTTGGCATAGACCGTTTTTATATTGGGGACAAGCGGATGGGATCGGCCAAGTTGATTGCTTTTGGTGTGTCTTTTGTGACCCTTTTTATTCTCATTGGTATTCTCTTGTTTATGGGCTTATATGTGTGGAAATTCATTGACTGTTTTTTGATTATGAAGGCCTGTAAGGAGGCTAACTACCAACGGCTCATGGCTCAAATTCAACAGTTCAAAGCCTTTCAGTATGGCAATCGGACATTTTCCTAA
- a CDS encoding VanZ family protein: MQTRKMSILLFLTYLLLLTWMIVFKMDLSILYGRYDLAQFNLIPLAGTAVYNGILNFPEIFFNIISFIPFGIYMEILFRKASWVSNLMLILLVSLLFEVTQYVLLLGIADITDLLANGLGGAIGINVMYVLTSVWREKAYERMNVFCLVLTTFVILTTYFLV; the protein is encoded by the coding sequence ATGCAGACTAGAAAAATGAGTATTCTTTTATTTCTAACCTACCTCCTTTTATTGACCTGGATGATTGTCTTTAAGATGGACTTGTCCATCCTGTACGGTCGGTATGATTTAGCCCAGTTCAATCTCATCCCTCTGGCAGGGACAGCCGTTTATAATGGGATTTTGAATTTTCCAGAAATTTTCTTTAATATTATTAGTTTCATTCCTTTTGGAATTTACATGGAAATCTTGTTTCGTAAGGCATCTTGGGTTTCCAATCTTATGCTGATTTTGTTGGTCAGTCTTCTATTTGAAGTGACCCAATATGTGCTTTTGTTAGGGATTGCAGATATAACAGACTTGTTGGCCAATGGTTTGGGCGGTGCAATTGGCATCAATGTCATGTATGTATTGACGAGTGTTTGGCGTGAGAAAGCCTACGAGCGCATGAATGTCTTTTGCTTGGTTTTAACAACTTTTGTTATATTAACAACTTATTTCCTTGTGTAA
- the queG gene encoding tRNA epoxyqueuosine(34) reductase QueG produces MNIKEEIIKLSQEIGISKIGFTTADDFDYLEKSLRASQEEGRSSGFEHKNIEERIRPKLSLQSAKTIISIAVAYPRHLPVKPEKTQFKRGKITPSSWGLDYHYILQDKMERLARGIEQLTDGLEYKAMVDTGALVDTAVARRAGIGFIGKNGLVISKEFGSYMFLGELVTNLEIEPDQPVDYDCGDCNRCVAACPTSCLLGDTTMNARRCLSFQTQDKGMMDLEFRKKIKTVIYGCDICQICCPYNKGISSPPVVEIDPDLAEPELIPFLDLSNGQFKEKFGMIAGSWRGKNILQRNAIIALANSNDRSAIPKLLEIIDKKQNPVHMATAIWALGQLVKEPNDEMIDFIAGIQSDNADVIAEQTAFLNLVNRLQM; encoded by the coding sequence ATGAATATCAAAGAAGAGATTATCAAGCTCTCTCAGGAAATAGGGATTTCTAAGATTGGTTTTACCACGGCAGATGATTTTGATTATCTGGAAAAATCCCTTAGGGCGAGCCAGGAAGAGGGGCGGTCGTCAGGATTTGAACACAAGAATATTGAAGAACGTATTCGTCCCAAGCTGTCTTTGCAGTCGGCTAAAACCATTATTTCTATAGCAGTAGCCTATCCGCGACACTTGCCAGTCAAACCAGAAAAAACGCAGTTTAAACGTGGGAAAATTACACCTAGTTCTTGGGGACTGGATTACCACTACATCTTACAAGATAAGATGGAACGGTTGGCCCGTGGGATTGAGCAATTGACGGATGGTTTGGAATATAAGGCCATGGTAGATACGGGAGCCTTGGTGGATACTGCCGTTGCTAGAAGAGCAGGAATTGGTTTTATTGGTAAGAATGGTCTGGTGATTTCTAAGGAATTTGGCTCCTATATGTTCTTAGGAGAGTTAGTAACTAATCTAGAAATCGAACCAGATCAGCCAGTCGACTACGACTGTGGGGACTGTAATCGTTGTGTTGCAGCCTGTCCGACGTCTTGTTTATTAGGGGATACGACCATGAATGCCCGTCGTTGTCTGTCTTTTCAGACCCAGGATAAGGGCATGATGGACTTAGAATTTCGCAAGAAAATCAAGACGGTTATCTATGGTTGTGATATTTGCCAGATTTGTTGTCCTTACAATAAAGGAATTTCCAGTCCACCTGTGGTAGAGATCGATCCAGATTTGGCAGAACCAGAGTTAATTCCCTTTTTAGATTTGTCGAATGGACAGTTCAAGGAAAAATTTGGCATGATTGCTGGTTCTTGGAGGGGAAAAAATATTCTCCAGCGCAATGCCATCATTGCCTTGGCCAATAGCAATGACCGCTCTGCCATTCCCAAACTCTTAGAAATCATCGATAAGAAACAAAATCCTGTCCATATGGCGACGGCTATCTGGGCTTTGGGACAGTTGGTGAAAGAGCCTAATGATGAGATGATAGATTTTATCGCAGGCATTCAATCAGATAACGCAGATGTCATAGCGGAGCAGACAGCATTTCTCAACTTGGTAAATAGACTACAAATGTGA
- the prfB gene encoding peptide chain release factor 2 (programmed frameshift), which produces MDTAEIRQKIEELGKKLTSFRGSLDLEGLEEEIAILENKMTEPDFWNDNLAAQKTSQELNELKNTYGNFHQMLDLYDESEILLDFLAEDESVRDELVEKLAELDKSMTAYEMTLLLSEPYDHNNAILEIHPGSGGTEAQDWGEMLLRMYQRFGNAKGFTVETLDYQAGDEAGIKSVTLSFTGPNAYGLLKSEMGVHRLVRISPFDSAKRRHTSFTSVEVMPELDDTIEIEIRDDEVKMDTFRSGGAGGQNVNKVSTGVRLTHIPTGIVTQSTVDRTQYGNRDRAMKLLQAKLYQLEQEKKAAEVDSLKGDKKEITWGSQIRSYVFTPYTMVKDHRTGFEVAQVDKVMDGDLDGFIDAYLKWRIS; this is translated from the exons ATGGATACAGCAGAAATTCGCCAAAAGATTGAAGAACTTGGCAAAAAATTAACGTCTTTTAGGGGGTCTCTT GACTTAGAAGGTCTGGAAGAAGAGATTGCCATTCTTGAAAATAAGATGACCGAGCCAGATTTTTGGAATGATAATTTGGCGGCACAAAAGACTTCCCAAGAATTAAATGAATTAAAAAATACCTACGGAAATTTCCATCAGATGTTGGATTTATATGATGAATCTGAAATTCTTTTGGATTTCCTAGCAGAAGATGAGTCGGTACGGGATGAGTTGGTCGAGAAGTTGGCGGAATTGGATAAGTCCATGACTGCCTATGAAATGACCTTGCTCTTGTCAGAACCCTATGACCACAATAATGCCATCTTGGAAATTCATCCAGGTTCGGGTGGTACTGAGGCTCAGGACTGGGGAGAAATGTTGCTTCGGATGTATCAGCGTTTTGGTAATGCCAAAGGTTTTACAGTAGAAACTTTGGATTATCAAGCTGGAGATGAAGCAGGTATTAAGTCAGTAACCCTTAGCTTTACAGGTCCAAATGCTTATGGTTTGCTCAAGTCTGAAATGGGTGTTCATCGCTTGGTGCGTATCTCACCTTTTGACTCAGCTAAACGCCGTCACACATCCTTTACTTCAGTGGAAGTTATGCCAGAATTGGATGATACCATTGAAATCGAAATCAGAGATGATGAGGTCAAGATGGACACCTTCCGTTCCGGTGGTGCTGGTGGACAGAACGTCAACAAGGTATCGACAGGTGTTCGTTTGACCCATATTCCGACAGGTATTGTGACCCAGTCAACTGTTGACCGGACCCAGTATGGCAACCGTGATCGAGCTATGAAACTCTTGCAGGCTAAATTGTATCAATTGGAGCAGGAGAAGAAAGCAGCGGAGGTTGACTCACTCAAGGGAGATAAAAAAGAGATTACTTGGGGCAGTCAGATACGTTCCTATGTCTTTACGCCGTACACAATGGTTAAAGACCACCGGACAGGCTTTGAGGTAGCTCAGGTTGATAAGGTGATGGACGGTGATTTGGATGGCTTTATCGATGCTTACTTAAAATGGCGAATTAGCTAA